The following proteins are co-located in the Maridesulfovibrio sp. genome:
- a CDS encoding FdtA/QdtA family cupin domain-containing protein, whose amino-acid sequence MIKEDKPQIIELPKILDNRGNLTFIENSRHIPFDIKRVYYLYDVPGGETRGGHAHKQLRQYIIAASGSFDVVLDDGKTKTKFSLNRSYYGLYIPTMTWRELENFSSGSVCLVLASEYYDPSDYYYSYDEFIKAVKENEANQIS is encoded by the coding sequence ATGATTAAAGAAGACAAACCGCAAATTATTGAACTGCCCAAGATTCTGGATAACAGAGGCAACCTTACTTTTATTGAAAACAGCCGCCATATTCCTTTTGATATCAAAAGGGTGTACTATCTATACGACGTTCCCGGCGGTGAAACCCGCGGAGGTCACGCCCACAAGCAGCTCAGGCAGTATATTATCGCTGCTTCCGGCAGCTTTGACGTGGTTCTGGATGATGGCAAAACCAAGACCAAGTTCTCCTTGAACAGATCATACTACGGCCTGTACATCCCGACCATGACCTGGCGTGAACTCGAAAACTTCTCCTCCGGTTCCGTATGTCTGGTGCTGGCCTCGGAATACTACGATCCGAGCGACTATTACTACAGCTATGATGAATTCATAAAGGCGGTTAAAGAAAATGAAGCAAATCAGATTTCTTGA
- a CDS encoding glycosyltransferase family 2 protein has protein sequence MTQITGLVLTYNGERLLDECLQSLSFCDEILIIDSGSTDSTLEIGHKHNARIVHNDWNGAIEQHKFALTQITTPWVVTIDQDEIISPELRDSITAKLQNPDDVDGYYCPRRSWYLDRFIMHSGWYPDKLFRLYKKDCITIGGIRPHEELRPKNRSGEITGDIIHYPYDNFFQHLDKINSYTQDAAEDLYSRGKRSSLGSALGHGFGKFFKQYILKAGFLDGRAGFIVALHGFFYTFQKYIRLVELEMKDKK, from the coding sequence ATGACCCAAATAACCGGACTAGTACTTACATATAACGGCGAAAGGCTGCTGGATGAATGTCTACAAAGCCTCTCTTTCTGTGATGAAATACTGATCATCGACTCCGGATCAACGGACTCAACCCTTGAAATCGGGCACAAACACAATGCCCGCATTGTCCACAACGACTGGAACGGAGCTATTGAACAGCATAAATTCGCACTTACCCAAATCACGACACCGTGGGTAGTGACCATAGATCAGGACGAAATAATATCACCGGAACTGCGCGACTCCATAACCGCCAAGCTGCAGAATCCTGATGATGTGGACGGCTATTACTGCCCGCGCCGCTCATGGTATCTGGACCGTTTCATCATGCACAGCGGCTGGTACCCGGATAAACTTTTCCGTCTCTACAAAAAAGACTGCATCACCATCGGCGGCATCAGGCCCCACGAAGAATTACGCCCCAAGAACAGGTCCGGTGAAATTACAGGGGACATCATCCACTACCCGTATGATAATTTTTTCCAGCATCTGGACAAAATCAACAGCTACACTCAGGATGCTGCAGAAGACCTTTATTCACGGGGCAAACGCAGCTCCCTCGGATCAGCACTGGGGCACGGATTTGGCAAATTTTTCAAACAGTATATACTCAAGGCAGGCTTCCTTGACGGACGGGCCGGATTCATAGTCGCACTGCACGGCTTTTTCTATACTTTTCAGAAGTATATCCGACTGGTTGAACTGGAAATGAAGGACAAGAAATGA
- the fliM gene encoding flagellar motor switch protein FliM, translated as MSKILQQDEVDALLRGLSGGEVEAEQDIPDDDSGVVSFDLANQDRIIRGRMPVLEIVNDRFARLATNNLANTMRKRVDINPISIDMSKFGDFMRSLPVPTSLSIFKMDPLRGNAILVVDSRLVFALVESFFGGSGSQPKVEGRDFTPIEQAIVDRVVKIALSNLEDSWRPVHEVHLELVRSEVNPQFAAIVPPSDVVVVITFEVELENAIGSLIVCLPYSTLEPIRSKLHASFQSERLEIDHVWVSRFKERLLETPVDLLVRLGKTKITGRQLLNLEEGDLLLLDTDEEDLLECEVGGVLKYLGSPGRVKANRAFQIAQAIEPKMT; from the coding sequence ATGAGTAAAATTCTGCAGCAGGACGAGGTTGATGCTCTATTAAGGGGCCTTTCCGGTGGAGAGGTTGAAGCGGAGCAGGACATACCGGATGATGATTCCGGTGTTGTCTCCTTTGACCTTGCCAACCAGGACCGCATTATCCGCGGTCGTATGCCTGTTCTTGAAATCGTTAACGACCGTTTCGCACGTCTGGCAACCAACAACCTTGCCAACACCATGCGCAAAAGGGTCGACATCAACCCTATTTCCATCGACATGTCCAAGTTCGGGGACTTCATGCGTTCCCTGCCCGTTCCGACATCTCTTTCAATCTTCAAGATGGATCCCCTGCGCGGTAATGCCATCCTCGTTGTTGACTCCCGTCTGGTATTCGCGCTGGTGGAAAGCTTTTTCGGCGGTTCCGGTTCTCAACCCAAGGTAGAAGGTCGCGACTTTACGCCTATTGAGCAGGCCATTGTAGACCGGGTGGTAAAAATCGCCCTGTCCAACCTTGAAGACTCATGGCGTCCAGTACATGAAGTTCACCTCGAACTGGTTCGTTCCGAGGTCAACCCGCAGTTTGCGGCTATTGTTCCTCCTTCGGACGTTGTTGTGGTCATCACCTTTGAAGTTGAACTGGAAAACGCCATCGGTTCACTCATCGTCTGCCTGCCTTACTCCACTCTGGAACCCATCCGTTCCAAACTGCACGCATCATTCCAGTCCGAACGTCTGGAAATCGACCATGTCTGGGTCAGCCGTTTCAAAGAAAGACTTCTGGAAACACCGGTAGATCTGCTGGTCCGCCTCGGCAAGACCAAAATAACCGGTCGCCAGTTGCTCAACCTTGAAGAAGGCGACCTTTTGCTGCTCGATACTGACGAAGAAGACCTTCTCGAATGTGAAGTGGGCGGAGTCCTCAAATATCTCGGTTCCCCCGGACGGGTTAAGGCCAACCGCGCCTTCCAGATTGCCCAAGCCATCGAACCGAAGATGACATAG
- a CDS encoding M15 family metallopeptidase, whose protein sequence is MNRRTFLKSIFSISAGAGLCGFSSFAGAQEITRAVEEKDLKDYLHRMANFDTPQPGDIILKDKDLKLLKSSLSRLRKVQRTVGFGNFCVLDFDDTLKLGRDYSSIGSFNKKELEFLDKTFHFDAHNYGFFGEKPVDKLTASISRKELVKVPRTGNFLYRGEPYNKYLKIRKELGNNVYLTSGVRGVAKQFILFLAKAEANGGNLSLASRSLAPPGYSYHGVGDFDVGEKGLGAANFSALFAETGTCIKLREHGYLQLRYPENNLLGVRFEPWHIKV, encoded by the coding sequence ATGAACAGAAGAACATTCCTGAAATCCATATTCTCGATATCCGCCGGCGCAGGGCTGTGCGGATTTTCCAGCTTTGCCGGAGCGCAGGAAATAACCCGCGCAGTGGAAGAAAAAGACCTGAAGGATTACCTGCACCGCATGGCCAACTTCGATACCCCCCAGCCCGGTGACATCATCCTCAAGGATAAAGACTTGAAGCTGCTTAAATCTTCCTTGAGCAGGCTGCGGAAAGTGCAACGCACTGTCGGATTCGGTAATTTTTGTGTACTGGACTTTGATGACACATTGAAATTAGGTCGTGACTATTCTTCTATCGGTTCATTCAACAAGAAGGAACTGGAATTCCTAGATAAGACATTTCATTTCGACGCTCATAATTACGGATTTTTCGGCGAAAAGCCTGTGGATAAACTGACTGCATCCATCTCCCGCAAGGAGTTGGTTAAAGTTCCACGCACCGGTAATTTTCTCTACCGTGGTGAACCGTACAATAAATATCTCAAAATCCGTAAGGAACTGGGCAACAATGTGTACCTTACTTCCGGGGTACGCGGAGTGGCCAAACAGTTCATTCTCTTTCTTGCCAAAGCCGAAGCAAACGGGGGCAACCTTTCACTGGCATCCCGTTCACTGGCTCCTCCGGGCTACTCCTACCATGGAGTGGGTGATTTTGATGTCGGGGAAAAAGGACTTGGAGCAGCCAACTTCAGTGCGCTTTTTGCTGAGACAGGAACCTGCATCAAACTGCGTGAACACGGCTATCTGCAACTGCGCTACCCCGAAAACAACCTGCTCGGAGTGCGCTTTGAACCATGGCATATTAAGGTTTAA
- a CDS encoding MucR family transcriptional regulator, with amino-acid sequence MEDYLKEALEIVKAQASVRTMSEEEMTSMVRKLSAGIQAIAENTIPAQEEAPACEPKKSIKEKSIVCCECGKSFKIITKKHLASHGLTSDEYREKYGLKKKTPLVCKSLQRERRKKMKEMKLWTKRGK; translated from the coding sequence GTGGAAGATTATCTGAAAGAAGCTTTGGAAATAGTCAAAGCACAAGCAAGCGTAAGAACCATGAGTGAAGAAGAGATGACTTCCATGGTCCGCAAACTCTCTGCCGGCATTCAGGCCATTGCTGAAAACACCATCCCCGCGCAGGAAGAAGCTCCCGCATGCGAGCCCAAAAAATCCATTAAGGAAAAATCCATTGTTTGCTGTGAATGCGGAAAATCCTTTAAGATCATTACCAAGAAGCACCTTGCTTCCCACGGTCTTACCTCTGATGAATACCGTGAAAAATACGGCCTCAAGAAAAAAACTCCTCTGGTCTGCAAATCTCTGCAGCGTGAACGCCGTAAAAAGATGAAGGAAATGAAACTCTGGACCAAACGCGGTAAATAG
- a CDS encoding response regulator, with amino-acid sequence MSGQTVKNSVLVVENSNTQARIITEHIESITPFDTIVVNSMDELESRLADNGDDVFIAVLNLNIKGAPDGEAVDYVLSRKIPCIVLTSTFDEEIRNRFIEKSVLDYFNKSRREDLEEMVDLIRRIHSNHEIKVVIAEDNSTARKIMQRLLERLNFTVLAGEDGAEALELIRNNPDVQLLLTDYEMPNLDGFELVSEVRKTHSRDQMAILGVSAHDSGAITAKFLKRGANDFLKKPFEVEEFSWRVTNNLNELERIRSIKDAYSRDPLTGFFNLSFFIDKGRDIFEGAKKEGKIPVVAAFNVDNMLAINSQFGWDGGFAAMKKASSLLDQQSLGWLLTSRSDNGFYILADDLDALKRDLSSVKAALASSEIVSAGNRFMVSASFTISNGENGSFDDVLSKAAIVLKDIQSKGVNAFSFA; translated from the coding sequence ATGTCCGGCCAGACAGTGAAGAATAGTGTTCTTGTTGTTGAAAACAGCAACACTCAGGCAAGAATTATTACTGAACATATAGAATCCATAACACCTTTTGACACCATTGTTGTCAATTCCATGGACGAGCTTGAAAGCAGGCTCGCTGATAATGGTGATGATGTATTCATCGCGGTGTTGAACTTGAATATTAAAGGTGCTCCCGACGGTGAGGCGGTGGATTACGTCCTTTCCCGCAAGATCCCCTGCATTGTTCTTACTTCTACTTTTGATGAGGAAATTCGTAACCGCTTTATTGAGAAGAGCGTGCTGGACTACTTTAATAAATCCAGACGTGAAGATCTGGAAGAAATGGTCGACCTCATCCGCCGTATTCATTCCAACCATGAGATCAAGGTTGTTATTGCCGAAGACAACTCCACTGCCCGTAAAATCATGCAGCGTCTGCTGGAGCGCCTTAATTTTACCGTACTGGCCGGAGAAGATGGAGCTGAGGCCCTTGAATTGATCAGGAACAACCCTGATGTGCAGCTGCTGCTCACTGATTACGAAATGCCAAATCTGGACGGTTTTGAACTGGTCAGCGAAGTACGTAAGACCCATAGCCGTGACCAGATGGCAATCCTTGGTGTCTCTGCCCATGATTCCGGGGCAATCACCGCTAAATTTCTTAAGCGCGGGGCAAATGACTTTCTCAAGAAGCCTTTTGAAGTGGAAGAGTTCTCATGGCGTGTAACCAACAATCTCAATGAACTTGAGCGTATTCGTTCCATTAAGGATGCTTACAGCCGCGATCCCCTGACCGGATTTTTCAATCTCAGCTTTTTCATTGATAAGGGACGTGACATTTTTGAAGGCGCAAAGAAAGAGGGTAAAATCCCGGTTGTGGCTGCTTTCAACGTTGACAACATGTTGGCTATCAATAGCCAGTTCGGCTGGGATGGCGGTTTTGCAGCCATGAAAAAGGCTTCTTCCCTGCTTGATCAGCAGTCTCTCGGCTGGTTGCTGACTTCTCGCAGTGATAACGGGTTTTATATTCTCGCCGATGACCTTGATGCCTTAAAGCGCGATCTGAGTTCGGTTAAGGCTGCCCTTGCCAGCTCGGAGATTGTTTCAGCTGGGAACAGGTTCATGGTCAGTGCTTCTTTTACCATCAGTAATGGTGAGAACGGATCTTTTGATGATGTGCTGTCAAAGGCGGCAATTGTCTTGAAGGATATTCAGTCCAAGGGTGTGAACGCTTTTAGTTTTGCTTAG
- a CDS encoding ATPase P gives MINLDIPGFAKLEIEHIVLDYNGTLALDGNLLPGVGKLIMELSEDVQVHVLTADTLGQCEEELSGLPVKIHIINGSPEDQAKLDYVNTLDPAKCACIGNGRNDMLMLKEAALSIIISGAECMSMKAARAADLVATDISNALGVFTHPVRLLTTLRN, from the coding sequence ATGATAAATCTTGATATCCCGGGATTTGCAAAGCTCGAGATTGAGCACATTGTTCTGGACTACAACGGCACCCTCGCCCTTGACGGCAACCTGCTCCCCGGAGTCGGCAAGCTGATCATGGAATTATCCGAGGATGTGCAGGTGCATGTGCTCACAGCAGACACCCTCGGACAGTGTGAAGAGGAACTTTCCGGCCTGCCTGTAAAAATCCACATCATCAACGGCAGCCCAGAAGACCAAGCCAAACTTGACTATGTAAACACCCTTGATCCGGCCAAATGCGCCTGCATCGGCAATGGAAGGAACGATATGCTCATGCTCAAGGAAGCAGCCCTGAGCATCATCATCTCCGGGGCCGAATGCATGTCCATGAAAGCCGCCCGCGCCGCCGATCTCGTAGCAACAGACATCTCCAACGCACTGGGCGTTTTTACCCACCCTGTGCGCTTGCTGACTACTTTAAGAAATTAA
- a CDS encoding N-acetylmuramoyl-L-alanine amidase, whose protein sequence is MRKFFIPNLIMALFLAGLLVSVIPASAFGASIKDDFTIAWKQFHALSKNQKKAQYRSEWEKVGKNFRNVFKRSTRGQYAPKSLYYLGRTYEELGNRSGIKKDFRTAVDYYGRMISNFPSHQWTDDSIFRRAEIRLRKLNEKDLAYSDYLTIVHRYAKSDMYSMARKRLDSMDRKGVTGKKTTHKKPSGTIIPAKSDSPKSDTKSTSKAKLLSVRYTSSESYTRVVLDLDEEVRYRYQILNPNQSVNRPHRLYIDLENTVLGNGVHKATHVADGILKDIRSGQRDPRTTRVVLDFNSMQDYKIFPLENPFRLVVDVQAPEEGKVVENKSPVHSSAPKESKPQKYTPPANSKKMAGDLLEQLGLTFKTIMLDAGHGGKDPGASANGLKEKDINLRFAKILAAKLKKAGFSVLYTRSTDVFIPLEERTAMANIKKADMFISIHCNAHRSAKINGIETYTLNLARNRNAVRVAARENAVSAKRISDLQVILTDLMLNSKMKESKDLANNIHSGSLQSIRKKWSVHDQGVREAPFYVLMGAKMPSVLIELGYLTNRTEAKRLKTDSYLSYIADGIVKGVLEYKKQIERYASL, encoded by the coding sequence ATGCGCAAATTTTTTATTCCAAACCTGATTATGGCACTATTCCTTGCAGGACTGCTTGTTTCTGTTATCCCTGCCAGTGCATTCGGAGCCAGCATCAAGGATGATTTCACCATTGCCTGGAAGCAGTTCCATGCTCTTTCAAAAAACCAGAAAAAAGCCCAATACCGCTCTGAGTGGGAAAAAGTCGGCAAAAATTTTCGCAATGTATTCAAACGGTCCACCCGCGGCCAATACGCTCCCAAATCGCTCTATTACCTCGGCCGCACATACGAAGAGCTTGGCAACCGCAGCGGTATAAAAAAAGATTTCCGCACTGCTGTTGATTACTACGGCCGCATGATTTCAAATTTTCCTTCCCACCAGTGGACGGATGACAGTATTTTCCGCAGGGCTGAAATCAGGCTGCGAAAACTGAATGAAAAAGATCTCGCCTACTCAGACTACCTGACCATCGTACACAGATACGCCAAGTCAGACATGTATTCCATGGCCCGCAAGCGTCTGGACTCCATGGACCGTAAAGGTGTTACAGGTAAAAAGACCACGCACAAGAAGCCCTCGGGAACCATCATCCCGGCTAAAAGCGATTCTCCAAAAAGCGATACAAAATCTACAAGTAAGGCCAAGCTGCTTTCCGTTCGTTACACCAGCAGTGAAAGCTACACCCGCGTGGTTCTCGATCTCGATGAAGAGGTCCGCTACCGTTATCAGATCCTGAATCCGAACCAGAGCGTGAATCGCCCGCACAGGCTGTACATCGACCTTGAAAACACCGTTCTGGGCAACGGAGTGCACAAGGCGACACACGTTGCCGACGGAATCCTTAAGGATATCCGCTCCGGCCAGCGCGACCCGCGGACTACACGCGTAGTTCTGGATTTCAATTCCATGCAGGATTACAAAATCTTTCCGCTGGAGAACCCTTTCCGACTGGTCGTCGACGTTCAGGCACCGGAAGAAGGAAAGGTCGTGGAGAACAAGAGTCCGGTTCATTCTTCCGCACCCAAAGAATCCAAGCCCCAAAAATACACCCCTCCGGCAAACAGCAAAAAAATGGCCGGAGATCTACTGGAACAACTGGGGCTGACCTTCAAGACAATCATGCTTGATGCCGGTCACGGCGGTAAGGACCCCGGTGCATCCGCCAACGGACTCAAAGAAAAGGATATCAACCTGCGTTTTGCCAAGATTCTGGCTGCCAAACTTAAAAAAGCCGGATTTTCGGTGCTGTACACCAGAAGTACAGATGTATTCATCCCTCTTGAAGAACGGACCGCCATGGCCAACATCAAGAAGGCTGACATGTTTATTTCCATCCACTGCAACGCGCACCGCAGCGCCAAGATCAACGGTATTGAAACATACACCTTGAACCTTGCCCGCAACCGCAATGCAGTCCGTGTTGCTGCACGGGAAAACGCCGTTTCCGCCAAGAGGATCAGCGACCTGCAGGTTATCCTGACCGACCTGATGCTCAATTCAAAAATGAAGGAAAGCAAGGATCTGGCGAATAACATTCACTCCGGATCACTCCAAAGCATTCGCAAGAAATGGTCGGTACACGATCAAGGTGTGCGCGAAGCACCATTCTACGTACTCATGGGTGCGAAGATGCCCTCAGTGCTTATTGAACTGGGTTATCTGACCAACCGCACCGAAGCCAAGCGACTTAAAACTGACAGCTACCTTTCTTATATTGCCGACGGCATCGTAAAAGGTGTATTAGAATACAAAAAGCAGATTGAAAGGTATGCCAGCCTTTAG
- the glpX gene encoding class II fructose-bisphosphatase gives MEAPQRNLALDLVRVTEAAALASARWLGRGDKNAGDQAAVDAMRLSFNSLEISGTVVIGEGEKDHAPMLYNGEKLGVGEGSGMDVAVDPVEGTNLLAYGRPNAISVVGVAPTGMMLDPGPSYYMQKLVVPTAARNMVDINAPVKDNLVKIAKALNKDVDDLVVFVLEKPRHHGLIQEIRDAGARIQLHTDGDVAGALMVVDPRSPVDVMIGTGGTPEGVLSACAIRIMGGEMFARFDPQSESEKNALEEQGYDLRNVMTVNDLVKSDDIFFSATGISGGTFLRGVRYLGYGAETTSLVMRGKTGTVRHIEAVHTWDKLMKISAVKYD, from the coding sequence ATGGAAGCTCCCCAGAGAAATTTGGCTCTTGACCTTGTCAGGGTAACCGAGGCAGCAGCACTGGCTTCCGCCAGATGGCTGGGCCGGGGTGATAAAAACGCAGGTGATCAGGCAGCAGTCGATGCTATGCGTTTGAGTTTTAACAGCCTTGAAATCAGCGGTACAGTTGTTATCGGTGAAGGCGAGAAAGACCATGCACCCATGCTCTACAACGGCGAGAAGCTTGGCGTTGGCGAAGGTTCCGGTATGGATGTTGCCGTTGACCCCGTTGAAGGCACCAACCTGCTGGCATACGGACGCCCTAACGCTATCTCTGTTGTCGGCGTTGCTCCTACCGGAATGATGCTTGATCCGGGCCCCAGCTATTACATGCAGAAGCTGGTTGTTCCCACTGCCGCAAGGAATATGGTCGACATCAACGCTCCGGTTAAAGACAACCTGGTCAAAATCGCCAAGGCCCTGAATAAGGACGTTGACGACCTCGTTGTATTTGTTCTGGAAAAACCCCGTCACCACGGCCTGATTCAGGAAATTCGTGATGCAGGGGCACGTATCCAGCTGCACACTGACGGTGACGTTGCCGGTGCACTCATGGTTGTAGATCCGCGCAGCCCGGTCGATGTTATGATCGGTACCGGCGGAACTCCTGAAGGTGTTCTCTCCGCTTGCGCCATCCGCATCATGGGCGGTGAAATGTTCGCCAGATTTGATCCCCAGTCCGAATCTGAAAAGAATGCGCTGGAAGAACAGGGCTACGATCTGCGTAATGTCATGACCGTTAATGATTTGGTCAAGAGTGATGATATTTTCTTCTCAGCCACCGGTATTTCCGGCGGTACTTTTCTGCGCGGTGTACGCTACCTCGGCTACGGCGCAGAAACCACCTCTCTGGTCATGCGCGGCAAGACCGGGACCGTACGTCACATCGAAGCAGTCCACACATGGGACAAGCTGATGAAGATCAGTGCGGTTAAGTACGACTAG